Proteins from a single region of Streptomyces griseiscabiei:
- the dop gene encoding depupylase/deamidase Dop: MTVRRVMGIETEYGISVPGHPNANAMLTSSQIVNAYAAAMHRARRARWDFEEENPLRDARGFDLARESADSSQLTDEDIGLANVILTNGARLYVDHAHPEYSAPEVTNPLDAVLWDKAGERIMAEAAERAAQLPGAQPIHLYKNNTDNKGASYGTHENYLMKRETAFSDIVRHLTPFFVSRQVFAGAGRVGIGQDGHEHGFQLSQRADYFEVEVGLETTLKRPIINTRDEPHADAEKYRRLHVIIGDANLSEISTYLKLGTTALVLSMIEDGFIAVDLAVDQPVRTLHQVSHDPTLQRLVTLRSGRTLTAVQLQMEYYELSRKYVEERFGADADDQTKDVLTRWEDTLNRLENDPMSLSGELDWVAKRELMEGYRRRDGLDWDAARLHLVDLQYADVRAEKGLYNRLVARGKMKRLLTEQGVDEARTKPPEDTRAYFRGRCLEQYADDVAAASWDSVIFDLPGRDSLQRVPTLEPLRGTRNHVKELLDRCRTAEDLVRVLSGH, from the coding sequence ATGACCGTACGGCGAGTAATGGGCATCGAGACGGAGTACGGGATCTCCGTCCCCGGCCACCCCAATGCCAATGCCATGCTCACCTCGTCCCAGATCGTCAACGCCTACGCAGCGGCGATGCACCGGGCCCGCCGGGCCCGCTGGGACTTCGAGGAGGAGAACCCGCTGCGGGACGCACGGGGCTTCGACCTCGCCCGCGAGTCCGCCGACTCCAGCCAGCTCACCGACGAGGACATCGGCCTCGCCAATGTCATCCTCACCAACGGCGCGCGGCTCTACGTCGACCACGCCCACCCCGAATACAGCGCCCCCGAGGTCACCAACCCCCTCGACGCCGTCCTCTGGGACAAGGCCGGCGAACGCATCATGGCCGAAGCCGCCGAACGCGCCGCCCAGCTCCCCGGCGCCCAGCCGATCCACCTCTACAAGAACAACACCGACAACAAGGGCGCCTCCTACGGCACGCACGAGAACTACCTGATGAAGCGGGAGACCGCCTTCTCCGACATCGTGCGCCACCTGACCCCCTTCTTCGTCTCCCGCCAGGTCTTCGCCGGCGCCGGACGCGTCGGCATCGGCCAGGACGGCCACGAACACGGCTTCCAGCTCAGCCAGCGCGCCGACTACTTCGAGGTGGAAGTCGGCCTGGAGACGACGCTGAAGCGCCCCATCATCAACACCCGCGACGAACCCCACGCCGACGCGGAGAAATACCGCCGCCTCCATGTGATCATCGGCGACGCGAACCTCTCCGAGATCTCGACCTATCTGAAGCTGGGCACCACGGCCCTGGTCCTGTCCATGATCGAGGACGGCTTCATCGCGGTCGACCTGGCCGTGGACCAGCCCGTCCGCACCCTCCACCAGGTCTCCCACGACCCGACCCTGCAACGCCTCGTCACCCTCCGCAGCGGACGCACCCTGACCGCCGTACAGCTCCAGATGGAGTACTACGAGCTGTCGCGCAAATACGTGGAGGAGCGGTTCGGGGCCGACGCGGACGACCAGACCAAGGACGTCCTGACCCGGTGGGAGGACACCCTCAACCGCCTGGAGAACGACCCGATGAGCCTCTCCGGAGAGCTGGACTGGGTCGCCAAGCGGGAGCTGATGGAGGGCTACCGGCGCCGTGACGGCCTCGACTGGGACGCCGCCCGCCTCCACCTCGTCGACCTCCAGTACGCCGACGTACGCGCCGAGAAGGGCCTCTACAACCGTCTGGTGGCCCGCGGCAAGATGAAGCGGCTGCTGACCGAGCAGGGCGTCGACGAGGCCCGTACGAAGCCGCCGGAGGACACCCGTGCGTACTTCCGCGGTCGCTGTCTGGAGCAGTACGCCGACGACGTCGCGGCCGCCTCCTGGGACTCCGTGATCTTCGACCTCCCGGGCCGGGACTCGCTCCAGCGCGTCCCAACCCTCGAACCGCTTCGCGGAACGCGAAATCACGTCAAGGAGCTCCTGGACCGCTGCCGTACGGCAGAAGACCTGGTCAGGGTCCTGTCGGGCCACTGA
- the arc gene encoding proteasome ATPase: MAAHDDDMNRGIRPGRGSDDPAGQIAYLEQEIAVLRRKLADSPRHTRILEERIVELQTNLAGVSAQNERLANTLREARDQIVALKEEVDRLAQPPAGFGVFLTANEDGTADIFTGGRKLRVNVSPSVDLEDLRRGQEVMLNEALNVVEAMEFESVGDIVTLKEILEDGERALVQGHTDEERVVRLAEPLLDITIRPGDALLLEPRSGYVYEVVPKSEVEELVLEEVPDIGYEQIGGLGNQIEMIRDAVELPYLYPDLFKEHELRPPKGVLLYGPPGCGKTLIAKAVANSLAKKVAEVTGQAQGKSFFLNIKGPELLNKYVGETERQIRLVFQRAREKASEGTPVIVFFDEMESLFRTRGSGVSSDVENTIVPQLLAEIDGVEGLENVVVIGASNREDMIDPAILRPGRLDVKIKIERPDAEAAKDIFQKYLTERLPLHTDDVGEHGGSKATTVQSMIQTAVEHMYAESEENRFLEVTYANGDKEVLYFKDFNSGAMIENIVGRAKKMAIKDFLDKNQKGLRVSHLLQACVDEFKENEDLPNTTNPDDWARISGKKGERIVYIRTLITGKQGADTGRSIDTVANTGQYL; this comes from the coding sequence GTGGCAGCCCACGACGACGACATGAACCGCGGCATCCGCCCGGGACGAGGGTCCGACGACCCGGCCGGGCAGATTGCCTACCTTGAGCAGGAGATCGCCGTCCTGCGGCGCAAGCTCGCCGACTCTCCGCGACACACGAGGATTCTCGAAGAGCGGATCGTCGAGCTGCAGACCAACCTGGCCGGCGTGTCCGCTCAGAACGAGCGGCTCGCCAACACACTCCGTGAGGCCCGCGACCAGATCGTGGCCCTCAAGGAGGAAGTCGACCGGCTCGCACAGCCCCCGGCCGGCTTCGGTGTCTTCCTCACGGCGAACGAGGACGGCACGGCCGACATCTTCACCGGAGGCCGAAAGCTCCGCGTGAACGTCAGCCCCAGCGTCGACCTGGAAGACCTCCGGCGCGGCCAGGAGGTCATGCTCAACGAAGCGCTCAACGTGGTCGAGGCCATGGAGTTCGAGAGCGTCGGTGACATCGTCACCCTCAAGGAGATCCTCGAGGACGGCGAGCGCGCACTGGTACAGGGACACACCGACGAGGAGCGGGTGGTGCGGCTCGCCGAGCCGCTGCTGGACATCACCATCCGCCCCGGCGACGCCCTCCTTCTCGAACCCCGCTCCGGCTATGTCTACGAGGTCGTTCCGAAGAGCGAGGTCGAGGAACTCGTCCTCGAAGAGGTCCCCGACATCGGGTACGAGCAGATCGGTGGCCTCGGCAACCAGATCGAGATGATCCGCGACGCGGTCGAGCTCCCCTACCTCTACCCGGACCTGTTCAAGGAGCACGAACTGCGTCCGCCCAAGGGCGTCCTGCTCTACGGACCCCCCGGATGCGGCAAGACGCTCATCGCCAAGGCCGTGGCCAACTCCCTGGCCAAGAAGGTCGCCGAAGTCACCGGCCAGGCCCAGGGCAAGAGCTTCTTCCTCAACATCAAGGGCCCCGAACTCCTCAACAAGTACGTCGGCGAGACCGAGCGGCAGATCCGCCTCGTCTTCCAGCGTGCGAGGGAGAAGGCCAGCGAGGGCACCCCCGTCATCGTCTTCTTCGACGAGATGGAATCCCTCTTCCGCACCCGCGGCTCCGGTGTCAGCTCGGACGTGGAGAACACCATCGTCCCCCAGCTGCTCGCCGAGATCGACGGTGTGGAAGGCCTGGAGAACGTGGTCGTGATCGGCGCCTCCAACCGTGAGGACATGATCGACCCCGCCATCCTGCGCCCCGGCCGGCTCGACGTGAAGATCAAGATCGAGCGTCCGGACGCCGAAGCGGCCAAGGACATCTTCCAGAAGTACCTCACCGAACGCCTTCCGCTCCACACGGACGACGTCGGCGAGCACGGCGGCTCCAAGGCCACCACCGTCCAGAGCATGATCCAGACGGCAGTGGAACACATGTACGCCGAATCCGAGGAAAACCGCTTCCTGGAAGTCACCTACGCCAACGGAGACAAGGAAGTCCTCTACTTCAAGGACTTCAACTCCGGCGCCATGATCGAGAACATCGTCGGCCGCGCCAAGAAAATGGCCATCAAGGACTTCCTCGACAAGAACCAGAAGGGCCTCCGCGTCTCCCACCTCCTCCAGGCCTGCGTGGACGAGTTCAAGGAGAACGAGGACCTGCCCAACACCACCAACCCGGACGACTGGGCCCGAATCTCCGGAAAGAAGGGCGAGCGGATCGTCTACATCCGTACCCTGATCACCGGAAAGCAGGGCGCCGACACCGGACGCTCCATCGACACGGTGGCGAACACCGGACAGTACCTGTAA
- a CDS encoding ferredoxin, with amino-acid sequence MSVQQEAGAVGEALEVWIDQDLCTGDGICVQYAPEVFELDIDGLAYVKSPGDELLQAPGATTPVPLPLLTDVVDSAKECPGECIHVRRVSDRVEVFGPDAE; translated from the coding sequence ATGAGCGTGCAGCAGGAGGCCGGGGCCGTGGGCGAGGCGCTGGAGGTCTGGATCGACCAGGACCTCTGTACCGGCGACGGTATCTGCGTCCAGTACGCGCCGGAGGTGTTCGAGCTGGACATCGACGGGCTGGCCTATGTGAAGAGCCCGGGGGACGAGTTGTTGCAGGCCCCGGGGGCCACAACGCCCGTTCCGCTGCCGCTTCTCACGGATGTGGTGGACTCCGCGAAGGAATGTCCGGGCGAGTGCATCCATGTACGGCGCGTTTCGGACAGGGTCGAGGTCTTCGGACCTGACGCGGAGTGA
- a CDS encoding tRNA (adenine-N1)-methyltransferase encodes MSEPTGAARRRGPFKVGDQVQLTDPKGRHYTFTLEEGKNFHTHKGSFPHDELIGAPEGSVVRTTGNVAYLALRPLLPDYVLSMPRGAAVVYPKDAGQILAFADIFPGARVVEAGVGSGSLSSFLLRAIGDQGMLHSYERREDFAEIAQANVERYFGGPHPAWQLTVGDLQDNLSDTEVDRVVLDMLAPWECLEAVSKALVPGGIVCCYVATTTQLARTVESIREIGCFNEPSAWESMIRNWHIEGLAVRPDHRMIGHTGFLLTARRLADGVEPPMRRRRPSKGAYGEDYTGPNADGGSGR; translated from the coding sequence ATGTCCGAACCGACCGGTGCCGCCCGCCGTCGCGGGCCCTTCAAGGTCGGGGACCAGGTCCAGCTCACCGACCCCAAGGGACGCCACTACACGTTCACGCTCGAAGAGGGAAAGAACTTCCACACCCACAAGGGTTCCTTCCCGCACGACGAGCTGATCGGCGCTCCCGAGGGCAGTGTTGTCCGCACCACGGGGAACGTCGCCTACCTGGCGCTCCGCCCCCTGCTCCCCGACTACGTCCTGTCCATGCCCCGCGGCGCCGCCGTGGTCTACCCCAAGGACGCGGGGCAGATCCTCGCCTTCGCCGACATCTTCCCCGGCGCCCGCGTCGTCGAAGCCGGCGTCGGCTCCGGCTCGCTCAGCAGCTTCCTGCTGCGCGCCATCGGCGACCAGGGCATGCTGCACAGCTACGAGCGCCGCGAGGACTTCGCCGAGATCGCCCAGGCCAACGTGGAGCGCTACTTCGGCGGCCCCCACCCCGCCTGGCAGCTCACCGTCGGCGACCTCCAGGACAACCTCAGCGACACCGAGGTCGACCGCGTCGTCCTCGACATGCTCGCCCCCTGGGAATGCCTCGAAGCCGTCTCCAAGGCCCTCGTCCCCGGCGGCATCGTCTGCTGCTACGTGGCGACCACCACCCAGCTCGCCCGGACCGTCGAGTCCATCCGCGAGATCGGCTGCTTCAACGAGCCGAGCGCCTGGGAGTCGATGATCCGCAACTGGCACATCGAAGGCCTCGCCGTCCGCCCCGACCACCGCATGATCGGCCACACCGGCTTCCTGCTCACCGCCCGCCGCCTCGCCGACGGCGTCGAGCCCCCCATGCGCCGCCGCCGCCCCTCCAAGGGCGCCTACGGCGAGGACTACACCGGCCCCAACGCCGACGGCGGCTCCGGCCGCTGA
- a CDS encoding site-2 protease family protein, with amino-acid sequence METSGGSGQPRSDSDRAPERPHGDTTEPPAEHGPAEEPATPATPGAPDTPNPTDPSKPADTPADEPPTPPADHPSSDHRPSDHPTPEAGNEPWATPEHKPPTDPPSGTTPSTPSPADLSKAPADDPERTAASPRPHAHQDATPKPPERPKEPGGGILMGRPFGVPVYVAPSWFLVAALITWVFGGQLDRVLPQLGALRYLVALFFAVAFYASVLVHELAHTVAALRYKLPVRRIQLQFFGGVSEIEKESETPGREFVLAFVGPLLSLVLAGVFYVALLAVEPGTVPGVLLAGLMVSNLIVAAFNLLPGLPLDGGRMLRAVVWKITGKPMTGTIAAAWVGRALAVSVLVGLPLLTQSGLLGAAAEDSVGMDTVLDALLAAILAAIIWTGAGNSLRMARLREHLPELQARALTRRAVPVETDTPLSEALRRANEAGARALVVVDPDGEPLSLVREAAIVGVPEHRRPWVAVSGLAQDLTDGMRVSAELAGEALLDALRAAPATEYLVVEDSGEIYGVLSAADVERAFVKAMARPS; translated from the coding sequence GTGGAGACGAGCGGCGGGAGCGGGCAGCCGCGGTCCGACAGCGACCGGGCGCCGGAGCGCCCACACGGCGACACGACCGAGCCACCGGCGGAGCACGGCCCCGCCGAGGAACCCGCCACCCCCGCCACCCCCGGCGCCCCCGACACCCCGAACCCGACGGACCCTTCGAAGCCGGCGGACACCCCCGCCGACGAACCGCCCACGCCCCCGGCGGACCACCCGTCCTCGGACCACCGGCCGTCGGACCACCCGACGCCGGAGGCCGGGAACGAACCCTGGGCGACCCCGGAGCACAAACCCCCCACGGACCCGCCCTCCGGAACCACCCCTTCCACCCCCTCCCCGGCCGACCTGAGCAAGGCACCGGCGGACGACCCGGAGCGCACAGCCGCGTCCCCACGCCCCCACGCCCACCAGGACGCCACCCCCAAGCCCCCCGAGCGCCCCAAGGAACCAGGCGGCGGCATCCTCATGGGCCGCCCCTTCGGCGTCCCCGTCTACGTCGCACCCAGCTGGTTCCTCGTCGCCGCCCTGATCACCTGGGTCTTCGGCGGCCAACTCGACCGCGTCCTGCCCCAACTCGGCGCCCTGCGCTACCTCGTCGCCCTCTTCTTCGCGGTCGCCTTCTACGCCTCCGTACTCGTCCACGAACTCGCCCACACCGTCGCCGCCCTGCGCTACAAGCTGCCGGTCCGCCGCATCCAGCTCCAGTTCTTCGGCGGCGTCTCCGAGATCGAGAAGGAGTCCGAGACCCCCGGCCGCGAATTCGTCCTGGCCTTCGTCGGCCCCCTGCTCTCCCTGGTCCTCGCCGGCGTCTTCTACGTCGCCCTGCTCGCCGTCGAACCCGGCACCGTCCCCGGCGTCCTCCTCGCCGGCCTGATGGTCTCCAACCTCATCGTCGCCGCGTTCAACCTGCTCCCCGGCCTGCCCCTCGACGGCGGTCGCATGCTCCGCGCCGTCGTCTGGAAGATCACCGGCAAACCCATGACCGGCACCATCGCCGCCGCCTGGGTCGGCCGCGCCCTCGCCGTCTCCGTCCTCGTCGGACTGCCCCTGCTCACCCAGTCCGGCCTGCTCGGCGCCGCCGCCGAGGACAGCGTCGGCATGGACACCGTCCTCGACGCCCTGCTCGCCGCGATCCTCGCCGCGATCATCTGGACCGGCGCCGGCAACAGCCTCCGCATGGCCCGACTGCGCGAACACCTGCCCGAACTCCAGGCCCGCGCCCTCACCCGCCGCGCCGTCCCCGTCGAGACCGACACCCCCCTCTCCGAGGCACTCCGCCGCGCCAACGAGGCCGGCGCCCGCGCCCTCGTCGTCGTCGACCCCGACGGCGAACCCCTCTCCCTCGTCCGCGAGGCCGCCATCGTCGGCGTCCCCGAACACCGCCGCCCCTGGGTCGCCGTCAGCGGCCTCGCCCAGGACCTCACCGACGGCATGCGCGTCTCCGCCGAACTCGCCGGCGAAGCCCTCCTCGACGCCCTCCGCGCGGCACCCGCCACCGAGTACCTCGTGGTCGAGGACTCGGGCGAGATCTACGGAGTCCTGTCCGCGGCCGACGTGGAACGCGCCTTCGTCAAAGCGATGGCACGGCCCAGCTGA
- a CDS encoding RecB family exonuclease, translating into METSTDGTPAVPVGGEGERPAVRAAAPPASLSPSRASDFMQCPLLYRFRVIDRLPEKPSEAATRGTLVHAVLERLFDAPAVERTAPRAKSLVPGQWDRLRETRPEVVELFADDAEGERLARWLGEAERLVERWFTLEDPTRLEPAERELFVEAELESGLRLRGIIDRVDVAPTGEVRIVDYKTGKAPRPEYAEGALFQMKFYALVVWRLKGVVPRRLQLVYLGSGDVLTYDPVVADLERVERKLLALWEAIRLATETGEWRPRPTKLCGWCDHQAVCPEFGGTPPPYPLQVRSPGSAEGGQGRMGPDAT; encoded by the coding sequence ATGGAAACCAGCACCGACGGCACCCCCGCCGTTCCCGTGGGCGGCGAGGGCGAGCGTCCTGCCGTGCGGGCCGCCGCGCCGCCTGCCTCGCTGTCGCCGTCGCGCGCCAGTGACTTCATGCAGTGCCCGCTGCTGTACCGGTTCCGGGTGATCGACCGGCTGCCGGAGAAGCCGAGCGAGGCGGCGACGCGCGGGACGCTGGTCCACGCGGTGCTGGAGAGACTCTTCGACGCGCCGGCCGTCGAGCGGACGGCGCCGCGGGCCAAATCGCTGGTGCCCGGGCAGTGGGACCGGCTGCGGGAGACCAGGCCGGAGGTCGTGGAGCTGTTCGCGGACGACGCGGAGGGTGAGCGGCTGGCGCGCTGGCTGGGCGAGGCGGAGCGGCTGGTGGAGCGCTGGTTCACGCTGGAGGACCCGACGCGCCTGGAGCCCGCCGAGCGGGAGCTGTTCGTGGAGGCTGAGCTGGAGTCGGGGCTCAGGCTGCGCGGGATCATCGACCGGGTGGATGTGGCGCCCACCGGGGAGGTGCGGATCGTCGACTACAAGACGGGCAAGGCGCCGCGGCCGGAGTACGCCGAGGGCGCGCTGTTCCAGATGAAGTTCTACGCGCTGGTGGTGTGGCGGCTGAAGGGGGTGGTGCCGCGGCGGCTGCAGCTCGTCTATCTCGGCAGTGGTGATGTGCTGACGTACGACCCGGTGGTCGCGGATCTGGAGCGGGTGGAGCGCAAGCTGCTGGCGCTGTGGGAGGCGATCCGGCTGGCCACGGAGACCGGCGAGTGGCGGCCCCGGCCGACCAAGCTGTGCGGCTGGTGCGATCACCAGGCGGTGTGTCCGGAGTTCGGCGGCACTCCCCCGCCGTATCCCCTCCAGGTGAGGTCACCCGGGTCGGCCGAAGGCGGACAGGGCAGAATGGGCCCGGACGCGACCTAG
- a CDS encoding response regulator yields the protein MAVRVLLVDDQPLLRTGFRMILEAEQDIAVVGEAGDGLQAIDQVRALQPDVVLMDIRMPRMDGVEATRQITGPGRDGPAKVLVLTTFDLDEYVVEALRAGASGFLLKDAPANELVQAIRVVAGGEAMLAPSITRRLLDKYAEHLPSGDEPVPDTLHTLTDREVEVLKLVARGLSNAEIAADLFVSETTVKTHVGHVLTKLGLRDRVQAAVYAYESGLVRPGAQ from the coding sequence GTGGCCGTCCGGGTCCTACTGGTCGACGACCAGCCGCTGCTGCGTACCGGCTTCCGGATGATTCTGGAGGCGGAGCAGGACATCGCGGTCGTCGGGGAGGCCGGAGACGGTCTGCAGGCGATCGACCAGGTGCGGGCGCTGCAGCCCGATGTGGTGCTGATGGACATCCGGATGCCGCGGATGGACGGGGTGGAGGCGACCCGGCAGATCACCGGGCCCGGGCGGGACGGCCCGGCGAAGGTGCTGGTGCTGACCACGTTCGATCTGGACGAGTACGTGGTGGAGGCGTTGCGGGCGGGTGCCAGCGGGTTCCTGCTGAAGGACGCGCCGGCCAATGAGCTGGTGCAGGCGATCCGGGTGGTGGCGGGCGGTGAGGCGATGCTCGCGCCGAGCATCACGCGCCGGCTGCTCGACAAGTACGCGGAGCATCTGCCGTCGGGCGACGAGCCGGTGCCGGACACGCTGCACACGCTGACGGACCGTGAGGTCGAGGTGCTGAAGCTGGTGGCCCGGGGGTTGTCGAACGCGGAGATCGCCGCCGATCTGTTCGTCAGCGAGACCACGGTGAAGACGCATGTGGGTCATGTGCTGACCAAGCTGGGGCTGCGGGACCGGGTGCAGGCGGCGGTGTACGCGTACGAGAGCGGGCTGGTGCGCCCCGGCGCGCAGTAG
- a CDS encoding ABC transporter substrate-binding protein codes for MNIRTQWPVLTMATGLAAGLLTGCGSDSGGSGDSGSNVVMGMSDDVLATDPASGYDPGSWLLFNNVFQSLLSFPNGATEPEPDLAEECSFTAGGTTVYECTLKDGLKFSNGEALTAKDVKFSFDRMLKINDDAGPAIMFPMLDKVETPDDKTVRFALKYADATFPSKIASGAGSIVDESSYDADGLREDGEAVGSGPYKLESFGEDEAVFTVNENYKGTADVENSGVTLKFFHGDQDALKKSLLEGDLDVTYRGLSASDISDIETDTSTANGVDIVDGTGAEVQHLVFNMDDPVTGKLGVRQAVAYLLDREALVDKVYQGTATPLYSIIPAGITGHNTAFFDTYGARPSKAKAEAALRADGINDKVELTLWSTPSRYGPSTDQELEAIAEQLNDSGLFDAKVKSVAFGKYEKDIAAGKYGLYVKGWVPDYPDPDNFTGPFFGKGNVLDNNYSNSTITGELLPKTAAASERSATEKEYAELQNIVATDVPLIPVWQAKQYAVVGDDVYGLEYCLDASTVFRFWEISKG; via the coding sequence GTGAACATACGCACCCAGTGGCCCGTCCTGACCATGGCGACAGGGCTTGCCGCCGGCCTGCTGACCGGTTGCGGCTCCGACTCGGGGGGATCCGGGGACTCCGGTTCCAACGTCGTGATGGGGATGTCCGACGACGTCCTGGCCACCGACCCCGCCTCCGGCTACGACCCCGGTTCCTGGCTCCTGTTCAACAACGTCTTCCAGTCGTTGCTGAGCTTCCCCAACGGCGCCACCGAACCCGAACCGGACCTCGCCGAGGAGTGCTCCTTCACGGCCGGCGGCACCACCGTCTACGAGTGCACCCTCAAGGACGGCCTGAAGTTCAGCAACGGTGAGGCGCTCACCGCGAAGGACGTCAAGTTCTCCTTCGACCGCATGCTGAAGATCAACGACGACGCCGGCCCCGCGATCATGTTCCCCATGCTCGACAAGGTCGAGACCCCGGACGACAAGACCGTCCGCTTCGCCCTCAAGTACGCCGACGCCACCTTCCCCAGCAAGATCGCCTCCGGCGCCGGCTCGATCGTCGACGAGAGCTCCTACGACGCCGACGGACTCCGCGAGGACGGCGAGGCCGTCGGCTCCGGCCCCTACAAGCTGGAGTCCTTCGGCGAGGACGAGGCCGTCTTCACCGTCAACGAGAACTACAAGGGCACCGCCGACGTCGAGAACTCCGGCGTCACCCTCAAGTTCTTCCACGGCGACCAGGACGCCCTGAAGAAGTCCCTGCTGGAGGGCGACCTCGACGTCACCTACCGCGGGCTCAGCGCCTCCGACATCTCCGACATCGAGACCGACACCTCCACCGCCAACGGCGTCGACATCGTCGACGGCACCGGCGCCGAGGTCCAGCACCTCGTCTTCAACATGGACGACCCCGTCACCGGCAAGCTCGGCGTCCGCCAGGCCGTCGCCTACCTGCTGGACCGCGAGGCCCTCGTGGACAAGGTCTACCAGGGCACCGCCACCCCGCTGTACTCGATCATCCCGGCCGGCATCACCGGCCACAACACGGCCTTCTTCGACACCTACGGCGCCCGCCCCTCCAAGGCCAAGGCCGAGGCCGCGCTCCGCGCCGACGGCATCAACGACAAGGTCGAACTGACCCTGTGGTCCACGCCCTCGCGCTACGGCCCCTCCACCGACCAGGAGTTGGAGGCCATCGCCGAGCAGCTCAACGACAGCGGGCTGTTCGACGCCAAGGTGAAGTCCGTCGCCTTCGGCAAGTACGAGAAGGACATCGCCGCCGGCAAGTACGGCCTGTACGTCAAGGGCTGGGTCCCCGACTACCCGGACCCCGACAACTTCACCGGCCCCTTCTTCGGCAAGGGCAACGTGCTGGACAACAACTACAGCAACAGCACCATCACCGGTGAGCTCCTCCCCAAGACCGCCGCCGCGAGCGAGCGCTCCGCCACGGAGAAGGAGTACGCCGAACTGCAGAACATCGTCGCCACCGACGTCCCCCTCATCCCCGTCTGGCAGGCCAAGCAGTACGCCGTCGTCGGCGACGACGTCTACGGCCTGGAGTACTGCCTCGACGCCTCGACCGTCTTCCGCTTCTGGGAGATCAGCAAGGGCTGA
- a CDS encoding ABC transporter substrate-binding protein produces MNRKTLVLPAVIGLLTPVLAACGATDSAGDSGDAIVVGTTDHFTASKEAPAPIDPAYAYDVGTWNILRQTVQTLLVQPRGDGEPEPEAASNCSFTDTGNERYACTLRSGLKFADGSPVTAEDVKFSIDRARSLKADSGVFALLSTIDLVETKGDKEVIFHLNSPDATLPYKLSTPVAGIVNPADYDKGRLRDGFSVDGSGPYTLDAEVENNELVRAVFTKNPHYKGQLDPKNDKVELRSFASADAMGAALKDGDIDLMTRAMTPEQIDKLTKSDDSDIDVIESAGLEIRYLAFNTDASPVRSTAVRRAMAEVIDRGELVAKVYGSQAEPLYSLVPAGITGHSNSFFNKYGEPDPAKAKSTLQAAGVTTPVKLTLHYTTDHYGAATKKEFELLKKQLDASGLFDVSIKGTPWSTFRPAEQEGEYAVYGMGWFPDFPDADNYLAPFLDKDNFLGSPYDNKDIRAKLIPESRRAADRLTASDSLADIQDIVADDVPILPLWQGNQYVAARDDVTGAEYAVNAASTLQLWELGRGRGE; encoded by the coding sequence ATGAACCGCAAGACCTTGGTGCTGCCGGCCGTGATCGGTCTGCTCACCCCGGTACTCGCCGCCTGCGGTGCCACCGACAGCGCGGGCGACAGCGGTGACGCGATCGTCGTCGGCACCACCGACCACTTCACCGCCTCCAAGGAAGCCCCGGCCCCCATCGACCCGGCCTACGCCTACGACGTCGGCACCTGGAACATCCTCCGGCAGACCGTCCAGACCCTGCTGGTCCAGCCCCGCGGCGACGGCGAACCGGAACCCGAGGCCGCCTCCAACTGCTCCTTCACCGACACCGGCAACGAGCGCTACGCCTGCACCCTGCGCTCCGGGCTGAAGTTCGCCGACGGCTCCCCGGTCACGGCCGAGGACGTCAAGTTCTCCATCGACCGTGCCCGTTCCCTCAAGGCCGACAGCGGTGTCTTCGCCCTGCTGTCCACCATCGACCTCGTCGAGACCAAGGGCGACAAAGAGGTGATCTTCCACCTCAACAGCCCCGACGCGACCCTCCCGTACAAGCTGTCCACCCCGGTCGCCGGCATCGTCAACCCCGCCGACTACGACAAGGGCAGGCTGCGCGACGGCTTCTCGGTCGACGGCTCCGGCCCGTACACCCTGGACGCCGAGGTCGAGAACAACGAGCTGGTCCGGGCCGTCTTCACCAAGAACCCCCACTACAAGGGGCAGTTGGACCCGAAGAACGACAAGGTCGAACTGCGCTCCTTCGCGAGCGCCGACGCCATGGGCGCCGCCCTGAAGGACGGCGACATCGACCTGATGACCCGCGCCATGACGCCGGAACAGATCGACAAGCTCACCAAGTCCGACGACAGCGACATCGACGTCATCGAGTCCGCCGGCCTGGAGATCCGCTACCTCGCCTTCAACACCGACGCCTCCCCGGTCAGGAGCACGGCCGTCCGCCGCGCCATGGCCGAGGTCATCGACCGCGGCGAACTCGTCGCCAAGGTGTACGGCTCCCAGGCCGAGCCCCTCTACTCGCTCGTCCCCGCCGGCATCACGGGCCACTCCAACTCGTTCTTCAACAAGTACGGCGAACCCGACCCCGCCAAGGCGAAGTCGACCCTGCAGGCCGCGGGCGTCACCACACCGGTGAAGCTGACCCTGCACTACACCACCGACCACTACGGCGCGGCCACGAAGAAGGAGTTCGAGCTGCTGAAGAAGCAGCTCGACGCCAGCGGCCTGTTCGACGTGTCCATCAAGGGCACCCCCTGGTCCACGTTCCGCCCCGCCGAGCAGGAGGGCGAGTACGCGGTCTACGGCATGGGCTGGTTCCCGGACTTCCCCGACGCCGACAACTACCTCGCGCCCTTCCTCGACAAGGACAACTTCCTCGGCTCGCCGTACGACAACAAGGACATCCGCGCCAAGCTGATCCCGGAGTCCCGTCGCGCCGCCGACCGCCTCACCGCCTCGGACAGCCTCGCCGACATCCAGGACATCGTCGCCGACGACGTGCCGATCCTGCCGCTGTGGCAGGGCAACCAGTACGTCGCCGCCCGTGACGACGTCACCGGCGCCGAGTACGCCGTCAACGCCGCCTCCACCCTCCAGCTCTGGGAGCTGGGCCGCGGCAGAGGCGAGTGA